From one Salinibacterium hongtaonis genomic stretch:
- the thrC gene encoding threonine synthase — MAHQWRGVLREYADRLDVTDATPIITLGEGGTPLLPAPALSARTGAKVWVKYEGMNPTGSFKDRGMTMAVSKAVEAGAKAVICASTGNTSASAAAYATHAGITAAVLVPEGKIAMGKLAQAIAHNAQLLQVQGNFDDCLDIARDLAANYPVHLVNSVNNDRIEGQKTAAFEVVEVLEDAPDFHFIPVGNAGNYTAYFRGYSEELERGVSTKLPRMFGFQAAGSAPIVTGHVVKNPDTIASAIRIGNPASWELAIAARETSNGYFGAISDDKILEAHRILSAEVGIFVEPASAISVAGLLERADAGQIPAGATVVLTVTGHGLKDPQWALRAADGSDVQPTVVPVDTAEIAGVLGLAKATA, encoded by the coding sequence ATGGCCCACCAGTGGCGCGGGGTTCTCCGCGAGTATGCAGACCGTCTCGACGTAACGGATGCGACGCCCATCATTACCCTCGGCGAGGGTGGCACCCCCCTCCTCCCCGCTCCCGCTCTCTCCGCTCGCACTGGCGCGAAGGTCTGGGTCAAGTACGAGGGAATGAACCCGACCGGCTCCTTCAAGGACCGCGGCATGACGATGGCCGTCTCCAAGGCTGTTGAGGCCGGAGCTAAGGCAGTCATCTGCGCGTCGACCGGCAACACCTCGGCGTCGGCCGCGGCGTATGCAACGCACGCCGGCATCACCGCCGCCGTACTCGTGCCAGAAGGCAAGATCGCCATGGGCAAGCTTGCCCAGGCAATCGCCCACAACGCGCAGCTCTTGCAGGTGCAGGGCAACTTCGATGACTGCCTCGACATCGCCCGCGACCTCGCCGCCAACTACCCGGTTCACCTCGTCAACTCGGTCAATAACGACCGCATCGAGGGCCAGAAGACGGCGGCCTTCGAGGTCGTCGAGGTTCTCGAAGACGCGCCAGACTTCCACTTCATCCCCGTGGGTAACGCCGGCAACTACACCGCGTACTTCCGCGGTTACAGCGAGGAGCTTGAGCGCGGAGTCTCCACCAAGCTTCCCCGCATGTTCGGCTTCCAGGCCGCGGGAAGCGCTCCGATCGTGACGGGCCACGTCGTCAAGAACCCCGACACGATCGCCAGCGCGATCCGCATCGGCAACCCCGCATCGTGGGAGCTCGCCATTGCTGCCCGCGAGACGAGCAACGGATACTTCGGCGCGATCTCCGACGACAAGATCCTCGAGGCGCACCGCATCCTTTCGGCAGAGGTCGGCATCTTCGTCGAGCCCGCGTCGGCCATCAGCGTTGCAGGGCTGCTCGAGCGCGCGGATGCTGGGCAGATTCCCGCCGGCGCCACCGTCGTTCTCACCGTCACCGGCCACGGCCTCAAGGACCCCCAGTGGGCTCTTCGCGCCGCCGATGGTTCCGACGTTCAGCCCACGGTTGTCCCCGTCGACACCGCGGAGATCGCTGGGGTACTCGGATTGGCGAAAGCGACGGCATGA
- the thrB gene encoding homoserine kinase, which produces MTATAAPTGRSVSVRVPATSANLGPGFDTLGLALSLYDDLEVTTSERPGARVEIHGVGEGEVPTDEHNLVVRTIAFTFERYGVQLPGLDLVAHNRIPHGRGLGSSGAAIVAGIMAAKGLLDGIVDIDSNALLALASELEGHPDNVAPALFGGLTIAWTSDKGPQHKKLMVHRGVSPLICVPEKTMSTELARSLRPVTVPHEDAAFNVSRSALLIAALIQSPELLHDATEDKLHQSYRASAMPETVGLVEELRSHGLAAVVSGAGPSVLVLCSDPAQRLEAAQVVANHGGSPWQALMLAVDFKGATVNVHPAKS; this is translated from the coding sequence ATGACCGCGACTGCTGCCCCGACCGGCAGGTCGGTCTCGGTTAGGGTTCCTGCCACGAGTGCCAACCTCGGGCCGGGATTCGACACGCTCGGCCTCGCTCTCTCGCTCTATGACGACCTTGAGGTCACCACGAGTGAGCGGCCCGGCGCCCGGGTAGAGATTCACGGTGTGGGGGAGGGCGAGGTCCCCACCGACGAGCACAACCTGGTTGTGCGCACGATTGCCTTCACCTTTGAGCGCTACGGCGTGCAACTGCCGGGTCTCGACCTTGTGGCTCACAACCGCATCCCGCACGGCCGAGGGCTCGGGTCATCCGGTGCGGCGATCGTCGCCGGCATCATGGCGGCAAAGGGTCTGCTCGACGGCATCGTCGACATCGACTCGAATGCGCTTCTCGCGCTGGCCTCTGAGTTGGAGGGGCATCCCGACAATGTTGCCCCTGCGCTTTTTGGCGGGCTAACAATCGCCTGGACCTCCGACAAGGGGCCGCAGCACAAGAAGCTCATGGTGCACAGGGGGGTCTCTCCTCTTATCTGTGTTCCCGAAAAGACGATGTCAACCGAGCTCGCCCGCAGCTTGAGGCCCGTCACGGTTCCTCACGAGGATGCCGCGTTCAACGTTTCGCGCTCAGCTCTGCTGATCGCCGCGCTCATCCAGAGCCCTGAGCTTCTGCACGACGCGACAGAAGACAAGCTTCACCAGAGCTACCGCGCGAGCGCGATGCCCGAGACGGTCGGCCTCGTGGAGGAGCTTCGATCGCACGGTCTTGCTGCCGTGGTTTCTGGCGCAGGGCCCTCTGTGCTCGTGCTCTGCAGTGACCCCGCTCAACGCCTCGAAGCAGCGCAGGTAGTGGCCAATCATGGCGGCTCGCCGTGGCAGGCGCTCATGCTCGCCGTCGACTTCAAAGGTGCTACAGTGAACGTGCACCCGGCGAAATCTTAG
- the rho gene encoding transcription termination factor Rho, with protein MRLPELQALAASLGITGVTKLRKGALVDAINETQNTSSSDQAAPAQTASAPVQTAAQDAPAEAVATAPRKRAPRRATATGGVITTTSAPAEKAAPAEKAAPAEKAAPVEQAAPAAAADTAVENAAAEAEKPARKAPARKRTAPKVAAEHANGAESGVDTVAAEPAAAQPAGAESAPAASETAETEAPARGRGRRPARGENADQNDKANDKAEIDTTSGSGDDSADSGDDDENSERPQRSRNRNRNRKGEKNDSQRGENRDRDRDRDRDNRENRDNQRDGQRDAQKGNQRGDQNDRDDNGQDDRGQRRQQQDRQQGDRQQTERQQQERQHDDERGGRGRYRDRKRRGGGNDDFEPEISDDDVLIPVAGILDVLDNYAFVRTTGYLPGNNDVYVSLGQVKKYNLRKGDAVVGAIRQPRDGDNQGGRQKYNAIVKIDTINGLPVEQAGDRVEFGKLTPLYPSERLRLETEPQKLTTRIIDLVSPIGKGQRGLIVSPPKAGKTLVLQAIANAIAKNNPEVHLMVVLVDERPEEVTDMQRTVKGEVIASTFDRPAEDHTTVAELAIERAKRLVELGHDVVVLLDSITRLGRAYNLAAPASGRILSGGVDSSALYPPKRFFGAARNIEDGGSLTILATALVETGSKMDEVIFEEFKGTGNMELRLSRQLADKRIFPAVDVNASGTRREEMLMGVDEVKVTWKLRRALAGVDTQQALEIVLGKLKETTSNVEFLMQIQKSLPTAAGKTEKD; from the coding sequence ATGCGCCTTCCCGAGCTCCAGGCTCTCGCGGCGTCGCTCGGCATTACCGGCGTTACCAAACTTCGTAAAGGAGCCCTCGTGGACGCAATCAACGAGACCCAGAACACTTCATCATCCGACCAGGCAGCGCCTGCGCAGACCGCGTCTGCTCCCGTGCAGACGGCGGCTCAGGATGCTCCGGCAGAGGCCGTAGCAACCGCGCCGCGCAAGCGTGCCCCACGCCGGGCAACGGCAACGGGGGGCGTCATCACGACGACCTCCGCGCCTGCCGAAAAGGCAGCGCCTGCCGAAAAGGCCGCGCCCGCCGAGAAGGCAGCACCCGTCGAGCAGGCCGCTCCCGCGGCCGCTGCAGACACAGCGGTTGAGAATGCCGCGGCCGAGGCAGAGAAGCCCGCCCGCAAGGCTCCCGCCCGCAAGCGCACCGCACCCAAGGTGGCCGCTGAGCACGCCAATGGTGCCGAGTCCGGTGTTGACACCGTGGCAGCAGAGCCCGCCGCTGCACAGCCCGCCGGTGCAGAGTCCGCTCCGGCCGCCTCTGAGACCGCCGAGACCGAGGCGCCTGCCCGTGGCCGTGGACGTCGTCCCGCCCGGGGGGAGAACGCCGACCAGAACGACAAGGCAAACGACAAGGCAGAGATCGACACGACCTCTGGCTCAGGTGACGACAGCGCCGACTCCGGTGATGACGACGAGAACTCGGAGCGCCCGCAGCGCAGCCGCAACCGCAACCGCAACCGCAAGGGCGAGAAGAACGACTCCCAGCGTGGCGAAAACCGCGACCGTGACCGCGACCGTGACCGCGACAACCGTGAGAACCGCGACAACCAGCGTGATGGTCAGCGCGACGCCCAGAAGGGCAACCAGCGCGGCGACCAGAACGACCGTGACGACAACGGTCAGGATGACCGCGGCCAGCGCCGTCAGCAGCAGGACCGCCAGCAGGGCGACCGCCAGCAGACCGAGCGTCAGCAGCAGGAGCGCCAGCACGACGATGAGCGCGGAGGCCGCGGTCGTTACCGTGACCGCAAGCGTCGCGGCGGCGGCAACGATGACTTCGAGCCCGAGATCAGCGACGACGACGTACTCATCCCCGTCGCCGGCATCCTCGACGTTCTCGACAACTATGCCTTCGTGCGCACGACCGGATACCTCCCCGGCAACAACGATGTTTACGTCTCGCTCGGCCAGGTCAAGAAGTACAACCTGCGCAAGGGTGACGCCGTCGTTGGCGCCATCCGTCAGCCGCGTGATGGTGACAACCAGGGTGGTCGCCAGAAGTACAACGCGATCGTCAAGATCGACACGATCAACGGCCTCCCGGTGGAGCAGGCTGGCGACCGCGTCGAGTTCGGCAAGCTGACCCCGCTCTACCCCTCGGAGCGCCTGCGCCTTGAGACGGAGCCGCAGAAGCTGACGACCCGCATCATCGACCTCGTGTCGCCCATCGGCAAGGGCCAGCGCGGCCTCATCGTCTCGCCGCCCAAGGCCGGCAAGACGCTCGTACTCCAGGCCATCGCCAACGCGATCGCCAAGAACAACCCCGAGGTTCACCTCATGGTCGTTCTCGTCGACGAGCGGCCTGAAGAGGTCACCGACATGCAGCGCACCGTCAAGGGTGAGGTCATCGCCTCCACCTTCGACCGCCCCGCCGAAGACCACACGACGGTTGCCGAACTCGCCATCGAGCGCGCCAAGCGCCTCGTCGAGCTCGGCCACGACGTCGTCGTGCTGCTCGACTCGATCACGCGCCTCGGCCGTGCCTACAACCTGGCTGCCCCGGCATCCGGTCGCATCCTCTCCGGTGGTGTCGACTCGTCGGCGCTCTACCCGCCCAAGCGTTTCTTCGGCGCCGCTCGCAATATTGAGGACGGCGGCTCGCTGACCATCCTGGCAACCGCGCTCGTCGAGACCGGTTCCAAGATGGACGAGGTCATCTTCGAGGAGTTCAAGGGCACCGGCAACATGGAGCTGCGCCTGTCGCGTCAGCTTGCTGACAAGCGCATCTTCCCTGCGGTTGACGTCAACGCCTCCGGCACGCGCCGCGAGGAGATGCTCATGGGCGTCGACGAGGTCAAGGTCACCTGGAAGCTGCGTCGCGCCCTTGCGGGTGTCGACACGCAGCAGGCCCTCGAGATCGTTCTGGGCAAGCTCAAGGAGACGACGTCTAACGTCGAGTTCCTCATGCAGATTCAGAAGTCGCTCCCGACCGCCGCCGGCAAGACCGAGAAGGACTAG
- the prfA gene encoding peptide chain release factor 1, producing MFESVAVLLAEHEDLQKQLSDPAVHADAARAKKINRRYAELSQIKAAHEHWLEATDDLAAARELAKEDETFAEEIPSLEESVATTQEKLRRLLIPRDPDDGRDVIMEIKGGEGGAESALFAADLLRMYMHYAESKGWKTELLDRTESDLGGYKDVQLAIKSNATDPSQGVWAHLKYEGGVHRVQRVPATESQGRIHTSTTGVLVFPEVDEPEEVEISQNDLKIDVYRSSGPGGQSVNTTDSAVRITHLPTGIVVSMQNEKSQLQNREAGMRVLRARILARQQEEQAALDSAARKTQIRTMDRSERIRTYNFPENRIADHRTGYKAYNLDQVMNGSLGPVIESCIQADEEARLADIGDQA from the coding sequence ATGTTCGAGTCAGTAGCGGTGCTGCTGGCCGAGCATGAGGATCTGCAGAAGCAACTGTCTGATCCCGCCGTTCACGCGGATGCGGCCAGAGCCAAGAAGATTAACCGACGCTATGCCGAGCTCAGCCAGATCAAGGCTGCGCACGAGCATTGGCTTGAGGCTACGGACGACCTCGCGGCAGCTCGCGAGCTCGCCAAAGAGGACGAAACCTTCGCCGAGGAGATTCCTAGCCTTGAGGAGAGCGTCGCCACTACTCAGGAGAAGCTTCGGCGTCTGCTGATCCCGCGCGACCCCGACGATGGGCGCGACGTGATCATGGAGATCAAGGGTGGAGAAGGAGGCGCCGAAAGCGCTCTCTTCGCCGCCGATCTGCTGCGCATGTACATGCACTACGCCGAGTCGAAGGGCTGGAAGACCGAGCTCCTCGACCGAACCGAGAGCGATCTCGGTGGGTATAAGGATGTCCAGCTGGCGATCAAGTCCAACGCAACGGACCCGTCGCAGGGCGTGTGGGCCCACCTCAAGTACGAGGGTGGCGTTCACCGTGTGCAGCGGGTTCCGGCAACGGAGTCGCAGGGCCGCATCCACACGTCGACAACCGGCGTGCTGGTGTTCCCCGAGGTTGACGAGCCCGAAGAGGTGGAGATCAGCCAGAACGATCTCAAGATCGACGTGTACCGCTCGAGCGGGCCAGGTGGCCAGTCGGTTAACACCACCGACTCCGCCGTGCGCATCACGCACCTTCCCACGGGCATCGTGGTGTCGATGCAGAACGAGAAGAGCCAGCTGCAGAACCGCGAGGCGGGGATGCGCGTGCTGCGTGCCCGCATCCTGGCTCGCCAGCAGGAGGAACAGGCCGCTCTCGATAGCGCTGCTCGCAAGACGCAGATCCGCACGATGGACCGCTCCGAGCGCATCCGCACGTACAACTTTCCCGAGAACCGCATTGCCGATCACCGCACTGGATACAAGGCCTACAACCTTGACCAGGTCATGAACGGCTCACTGGGGCCGGTCATCGAATCCTGCATCCAGGCGGATGAGGAGGCCAGGCTCGCCGACATTGGCGACCAGGCATAG
- the prmC gene encoding peptide chain release factor N(5)-glutamine methyltransferase: MRRPGSPTLATRHSVSASLADIRRQAVADLAAAGIPSAEVDAELLIGHVLGLSRGQVQAKVVMGVDIDEQNVAAITAAVSRRAAREPLQHITGRAPFRSLELAVGPGVFVPRPETELVVQYAIDALNTSAVPSPIGVDLGSGSGAIALAMATEVPRARIFAAENSPDAFPWTRRNFDESGATNAVLEFVDLAHAFPDLDGIVDVVISNPPYIPAAAVPRDPEVHLFDPPHALYGGEDGLDAVHAVSKTGLRLLHAGGVLVIEHGEEQAAAIGGLLRADGWSAISTHPDLLGRDRATTALR; encoded by the coding sequence ATGAGGAGGCCAGGCTCGCCGACATTGGCGACCAGGCATAGCGTGTCAGCTTCTCTCGCCGACATTCGGCGCCAGGCGGTAGCCGATCTCGCGGCAGCCGGCATCCCCTCTGCCGAGGTGGACGCCGAGCTGCTGATCGGCCACGTTCTGGGCCTCAGCAGGGGGCAGGTGCAGGCGAAGGTCGTCATGGGTGTCGATATCGACGAACAGAATGTCGCAGCCATCACCGCGGCCGTTTCTCGTCGGGCCGCCCGTGAGCCGCTTCAGCACATCACCGGCCGTGCTCCGTTCAGATCCCTCGAGCTTGCCGTCGGCCCTGGGGTCTTCGTGCCCCGGCCGGAGACGGAACTTGTGGTGCAGTATGCGATCGATGCGCTGAACACGTCTGCCGTTCCCAGTCCCATTGGCGTCGACCTGGGCTCCGGCTCAGGAGCTATTGCTTTGGCGATGGCTACAGAGGTTCCCCGCGCGAGAATCTTTGCGGCCGAAAACTCGCCAGATGCGTTTCCGTGGACCCGGCGCAACTTCGATGAGAGCGGCGCGACCAATGCTGTTCTGGAGTTCGTAGACCTGGCCCATGCATTCCCCGACCTCGACGGAATAGTCGACGTTGTGATCTCTAACCCTCCCTACATTCCTGCCGCTGCGGTTCCCCGCGACCCCGAGGTGCACCTCTTCGACCCGCCGCATGCCCTGTATGGCGGCGAGGACGGTTTGGATGCTGTTCACGCGGTATCGAAGACGGGCCTTCGCTTGCTGCACGCCGGTGGCGTTCTTGTGATCGAGCATGGCGAGGAGCAGGCGGCAGCGATCGGCGGGCTGCTGAGGGCCGATGGCTGGTCGGCGATCTCGACGCATCCCGACCTGCTCGGCCGTGACCGCGCGACAACGGCGCTGCGGTAG
- a CDS encoding L-threonylcarbamoyladenylate synthase → MATIHDCSDPTELLSGMRLARKAISRGALVVMPTDTVYGVAADAFNPAAVQRLLDAKGRGRQSPPPVLIPSLATLDALAEDVPDEVRALVDEFWPGALTVILPARESLQWDLGDTAGTVALRMPADRVALELLAETGPLAVSSANLTGQPAAVTVSEARDMLGDSVEVYLDGGVGGTASSTIVDATALGSGGEIRIVRHGAISDEAIYAAIAAVSDDSTPADGATA, encoded by the coding sequence ATGGCGACCATTCACGATTGCTCCGATCCCACAGAGCTCCTCAGCGGCATGCGACTCGCGCGCAAGGCCATCTCTCGCGGCGCTCTCGTTGTCATGCCCACCGACACCGTCTACGGCGTCGCTGCCGATGCGTTCAACCCTGCAGCGGTGCAGCGGCTGTTGGATGCCAAAGGCCGGGGCCGGCAGTCGCCGCCACCCGTGCTTATTCCCAGTCTTGCAACGCTCGATGCTCTCGCTGAGGACGTCCCCGACGAGGTGCGAGCGCTCGTCGATGAGTTTTGGCCCGGAGCCCTCACCGTGATTCTTCCGGCTCGGGAGTCCTTGCAATGGGATCTCGGCGATACGGCAGGAACAGTCGCCCTGCGAATGCCTGCCGATCGTGTCGCTCTAGAGCTGCTGGCCGAGACGGGACCTCTGGCCGTGTCATCGGCCAATCTCACGGGACAGCCCGCCGCCGTGACGGTGAGCGAGGCGCGCGACATGCTCGGCGATTCTGTCGAGGTCTATCTCGACGGGGGAGTCGGAGGAACCGCGAGTTCCACGATCGTCGATGCAACGGCACTCGGTTCTGGGGGAGAGATTCGCATCGTTCGCCACGGAGCCATCTCCGACGAAGCGATCTATGCGGCTATCGCGGCGGTGTCGGATGATTCGACCCCGGCGGATGGCGCAACCGCATGA
- a CDS encoding MraY family glycosyltransferase, giving the protein MVFYVLVGGVSALVTFVLSFIILKLSHRFKLYPGIRERDVHTTPTPRLGGIAMFFGVIVAFAVASQLDRFHLIFANPRPVLALLGAAFVIVALGVADDIWDLDWMTKLTGQILAAGLLVWQGVQLVTVPIGGITIIPPVTGLVITVLAVVLVMNAVNFIDGLDGLVAGVALIASSVFFIYTYILSNGVGESEYFNLASLITAVLAGACIGFLPLNWHPAKMFMGDSGALLVGLLMAASAISVTGQVDPGALASGRQLLPAFIPILLPFAILIVPLLDFALAVFRRLRAGKSPFSADRQHLHHRLLDMGHSHFHAVLIFYSWTAVVAIGCLLFMLVPAWVAIAFVSLGFVLSAWFTLAPLTRRKRIEARVQLAKPGSDSVIDPRLDPLDEASNVREPGDPATVDAALRPKEAP; this is encoded by the coding sequence ATTGTTTTCTATGTGCTCGTCGGCGGCGTCTCTGCCCTCGTCACCTTCGTGCTCTCGTTCATCATTCTTAAACTGAGCCATCGTTTCAAGCTGTATCCCGGCATCCGGGAGCGTGACGTGCACACCACGCCGACGCCTCGCCTTGGCGGCATTGCGATGTTCTTCGGCGTCATTGTCGCCTTTGCTGTCGCATCGCAGCTCGATCGTTTTCACCTGATTTTCGCCAACCCGAGACCGGTGCTAGCCCTTCTCGGGGCAGCTTTCGTAATCGTGGCGCTCGGTGTCGCCGACGACATCTGGGATCTCGACTGGATGACCAAGCTCACCGGCCAGATCCTGGCGGCAGGACTGCTGGTCTGGCAGGGCGTGCAACTTGTCACCGTGCCGATCGGCGGAATCACCATCATCCCTCCCGTCACGGGCCTCGTGATCACGGTGCTCGCCGTGGTGCTCGTGATGAACGCCGTCAACTTTATCGACGGACTCGATGGCCTCGTGGCCGGGGTCGCGCTCATCGCCAGCAGCGTGTTCTTTATCTACACGTACATCCTCTCCAACGGCGTGGGGGAGTCGGAGTACTTCAACCTCGCCTCGCTCATCACCGCGGTGCTTGCCGGCGCATGCATCGGTTTTCTGCCGCTCAACTGGCACCCGGCCAAGATGTTCATGGGCGATTCCGGCGCGCTCCTCGTGGGCCTACTGATGGCGGCGTCGGCCATCTCGGTCACCGGCCAGGTCGACCCGGGTGCGCTCGCCTCGGGGCGCCAACTGCTGCCGGCCTTTATCCCGATCCTGCTGCCCTTCGCGATTCTCATCGTGCCGCTGCTCGATTTCGCCCTTGCTGTCTTCCGACGCCTCCGCGCCGGCAAATCGCCGTTCTCCGCTGACCGGCAGCATCTTCACCACCGATTGCTCGACATGGGGCACTCGCATTTTCATGCCGTGTTGATCTTCTATTCGTGGACCGCCGTCGTTGCAATCGGCTGCCTGCTGTTCATGCTCGTTCCGGCATGGGTCGCGATCGCCTTTGTTTCGCTGGGCTTTGTCCTGAGCGCCTGGTTCACGCTGGCGCCTCTCACCCGTCGCAAGCGCATAGAAGCGCGCGTGCAGCTAGCTAAGCCGGGGTCTGACTCCGTGATCGACCCGCGCCTCGATCCTCTTGACGAGGCGTCCAACGTTAGGGAGCCCGGCGATCCAGCAACTGTGGATGCCGCCCTCCGTCCTAAGGAAGCACCATGA
- the atpB gene encoding F0F1 ATP synthase subunit A, translating to MEFFPDIVLFEGTPFAMNRIMMIRVLMTLLIVLVFWLGTRNLRLVPGRGQGLIEYGLDFVRVGIAEDLLGKKDGKRFLPILTTFFFMILAMNITGIVPGLNIAGTSVIGVPLVLALVAYVTWIYAGLKKHPGKFLRNSLFPPGVPPVLYIIVTPIELVSTFIVRPVTHTLRLMMNMVVGHLLLVLFFAATQFFFFSTQGLFPLFGVGTLAFGLAFSFFEILVAILQAYVFTILTAVYIQLALADEH from the coding sequence ATGGAGTTCTTCCCCGACATCGTCCTCTTCGAGGGCACGCCGTTCGCCATGAACCGCATCATGATGATTCGCGTCCTCATGACGTTGCTCATCGTTCTGGTCTTTTGGCTTGGCACCCGCAACCTGAGGCTCGTCCCAGGTCGCGGCCAGGGCCTCATCGAATACGGACTCGACTTCGTTCGCGTCGGTATCGCTGAGGATCTCCTCGGCAAGAAGGACGGCAAGCGCTTCCTTCCTATTCTCACGACGTTCTTCTTCATGATCTTGGCGATGAACATCACGGGAATCGTGCCGGGTCTCAACATCGCAGGAACATCCGTGATCGGTGTTCCCCTCGTGCTCGCCCTTGTGGCCTACGTCACGTGGATCTACGCGGGTCTCAAGAAGCACCCCGGCAAGTTCCTGCGCAACTCGTTGTTCCCGCCCGGAGTTCCCCCGGTGCTCTACATCATCGTGACGCCGATCGAGCTCGTCTCGACCTTCATCGTTCGCCCTGTGACGCACACGCTGCGACTCATGATGAACATGGTCGTCGGCCACCTTCTGCTCGTGCTCTTCTTTGCGGCAACTCAGTTCTTCTTCTTCTCGACGCAGGGCCTGTTCCCGCTCTTCGGTGTAGGAACCCTCGCATTCGGGTTGGCCTTCTCGTTCTTCGAAATCCTGGTTGCGATCCTGCAGGCCTATGTCTTCACGATCCTGACCGCCGTCTATATCCAGCTCGCGCTGGCGGACGAGCACTAA
- the atpE gene encoding ATP synthase F0 subunit C, with protein MEGKHNVDVTTVAELSGNIATVGYGLAAIGPAIGVGIVVGKTIESVARQPELQGKLQVLMYIGIAFTEALAFIGIATYFIFTS; from the coding sequence ATGGAAGGAAAACACAACGTGGACGTAACAACCGTTGCTGAACTCAGCGGAAACATCGCGACCGTGGGCTATGGCCTCGCCGCGATCGGCCCGGCCATCGGCGTAGGTATCGTCGTCGGCAAGACCATCGAGTCGGTCGCACGCCAGCCTGAGCTGCAGGGCAAGCTCCAGGTACTCATGTACATCGGTATCGCCTTCACCGAGGCCCTCGCGTTCATCGGTATCGCGACGTACTTCATCTTCACCTCCTAA
- a CDS encoding F0F1 ATP synthase subunit B: protein MLDALVIAAEEATPNPLIPATYDIVWSAVCFVVILLVFWKVVLPKVTTMLDERTAVIEGGIAKAEAAQAEASAQLEKYNEMLAEARAEAGKIREQARLDGTKILSELKEQATAEAARITSNASAQIEAERQAALVSLRSEVGSLALDLASGVIGQSLSDDKKASALVDSFLADLEASEAQSAGK from the coding sequence ATGCTTGACGCACTGGTAATCGCCGCGGAGGAGGCAACGCCTAATCCGCTGATTCCGGCGACCTACGACATCGTCTGGTCTGCCGTATGCTTCGTCGTCATCCTGCTGGTCTTCTGGAAGGTTGTTCTTCCTAAGGTCACGACCATGCTCGACGAGCGCACTGCGGTCATCGAGGGTGGCATCGCGAAGGCCGAGGCAGCACAGGCAGAGGCCAGCGCGCAGCTCGAGAAGTACAACGAGATGCTCGCAGAAGCTCGCGCCGAAGCTGGCAAGATTCGTGAGCAGGCCCGTCTCGACGGCACCAAGATCCTCAGCGAGCTCAAGGAGCAGGCCACGGCCGAGGCCGCAAGGATCACATCCAACGCTTCCGCTCAGATCGAGGCAGAGCGCCAGGCCGCTCTCGTTTCGCTTCGTAGCGAAGTTGGCTCGCTTGCACTCGACCTCGCGTCGGGTGTCATCGGCCAGAGCCTGAGTGACGACAAGAAGGCATCGGCACTCGTCGACAGCTTCCTTGCCGACCTCGAGGCTTCCGAAGCACAGAGCGCAGGAAAGTAA
- a CDS encoding F0F1 ATP synthase subunit delta — MGSATREATATSRAALAGVTKVTLGLAEDLFSAGRVIGSSLQLRTLVADASGSPDEKVAALKAVFRSSLSADAMALLGTVVSARWSSVDDLLAGIEDLGLRAVASAAPSTVDIEGELFSFADVVAANPELELAIGSKLGKPEAKAELVDSLLTGRVSAETLAVVRHLVQQPRGRRIGQLITESTSTIADQKGSAIATVTTAAPLGARQRTKLQKALTVRYGRAVTLNLVVDPALVGGVRVAIGNDIIDGSVASRIADLRLQLAG; from the coding sequence ATGGGTTCAGCGACACGTGAAGCTACCGCGACATCGCGCGCGGCGCTTGCTGGCGTAACGAAGGTCACACTCGGCCTCGCGGAGGATCTCTTCTCCGCGGGTCGTGTGATCGGAAGCTCGCTTCAGCTGCGCACGCTCGTGGCCGATGCTTCTGGCTCACCCGATGAGAAGGTCGCTGCCCTCAAGGCAGTCTTTCGTTCATCGTTGAGTGCAGACGCTATGGCTCTGCTCGGCACCGTTGTTTCTGCACGGTGGTCGTCGGTCGACGACCTTCTCGCGGGAATCGAAGATCTCGGCCTTCGTGCGGTCGCCTCCGCGGCGCCCTCAACGGTCGACATCGAGGGGGAGTTGTTCTCCTTCGCCGACGTTGTCGCTGCTAACCCCGAGCTTGAACTAGCGATCGGCAGCAAGCTCGGCAAGCCAGAGGCCAAGGCTGAGCTCGTCGACTCGCTTCTCACCGGGAGGGTTTCTGCGGAGACGCTTGCAGTCGTTCGCCACCTGGTGCAGCAGCCTCGCGGCCGCCGCATCGGTCAGCTGATCACCGAGTCCACCTCGACTATCGCAGACCAGAAGGGCTCGGCTATCGCCACCGTTACGACGGCGGCGCCGCTCGGCGCCCGACAGCGCACCAAGCTGCAGAAGGCCCTCACGGTCCGCTACGGCCGCGCTGTCACGCTGAACCTCGTGGTCGACCCTGCCCTTGTCGGTGGAGTTCGCGTTGCCATCGGCAACGACATCATCGACGGCAGTGTTGCATCGCGCATCGCCGACCTCAGACTGCAACTCGCCGGCTGA